In Gymnogyps californianus isolate 813 chromosome 12, ASM1813914v2, whole genome shotgun sequence, the genomic window aaagaggattttttttttttttaagggaaataaCACAtgataaaaacagtaaaatgcaTCTTCATACTTTTAATATTTGGATCTGGTTTCTTAACTGATGTGATTGGCGAGGCACTGGGTACATTGGCAGGACCAGCTCTGCCTTGAGTTCTTGGGGATCCTGCAGGGCCTCTTGCAGGagattccttaaaaaaaagtccaaatcACATAAATCAGAGAAGAACTTAAATGGATTAGTTTTATAAAGCAAATGTAACATTACatacaaattactttttaaaccTTTATATTAGCACTGTAGTGTATGcacactgggggggggggggaaacaaacaaaacaacaccaGTTATTTTGGGCATGTGCCTCCACTAAAAGAAAGTATGAAATCACTGTAGGAAAATTTCAGTTCAATAATCATCAGATATTTCTATGTTTCCACAGTGAATTAGAATGAAGTAATTTataagcaacattttaaaatactgccactttttttttaatttactttctgcAGTTTGGAGAgattatgtattttacatttacataaTGAACCTCTACAGGTTAGAATCATTCCCTCTTCccaagaagcaaacaaaacacctcTTATTCTTCTCTTGGATCTACTTACCGATGCTCTTGTAGGCGTTGCTGGCTGTTTGGCAAGGAATGACTGCAAAAACAACATATtaagaatattaaatatatttcagaaaatataaaggaaCAAAATAGTGAAGCTGACTAACCATTAatttatttgacattttttttctgatatttacaGGCTTCCTCTTTGATATTTATACACTTCCAGACTTTACCACTAGAGGACAGAGTTAAAATGAGTAAATAAGCTTCAGTCCTTTGTCTTACACAGCTGTTCCAGAACTATAAGCCAGAACCACAGACATCCAAGTCTGTAACCTCTATGATATTTATAATCAACTATACAGGAAAGTATTATTaggttttttaaacaatagagcagtaaagaaaataacaagatACAGCATAGCCAAATTTGACACCTTAAAGTCCTTCAAGCCTCTGGCTGTAAGAAAACTCCAACACTAAGatgttatgttttaaaaatatttatattttacagatCAATACATCTATATTGCGAAATTTCACAATAATCTTCTTGCTCTTCTCCTTTGAAATCTAATTTCTGTTCTcagtatattttcctttcaacttGCCAAGATAAGTGGCCATATTTTCTACtcatatttgttaaaataaagtCTTATTTCACAATTACATCTGaatttgcaaagctgaaaagTGACTATCTAGTGATTTAAATGAggaatgaaaaactgaaggcaATAACAATGGTGAGCTTAAAGTGAAATCTTTTTTAGTAAGGacttattttaattcttccatTCTTACCTGCTGCTTCATAAGAAATACTTGTTCATCTTCTGCTGCCAGCTCTTTATCATGGACTAACTGTtgaacaaagtattttgttattagaagtaaaaactgaaattactgtaactgtttttatgttttggtgatcaaaaaggaagaaaaagaggaaaatctttaacaccattttttacctttttttgtaaaaaacccaacttctttcacatttaaaagaGTAGTAACATTAAAGAAGttgtcatgaaaaaaaaatactgtaagcaAATGGAGTAGATTAGCATTGATGCCAGCCTGTGGGTATTCTCCTAGAAAGATGAGTACTTGGTAAGTAGCCACATTCACCTTTTTAAGTTTAGGTATTAATCTCATCAGCATCTCTTCAAAGACCTGAGATTACCTTACTCCACCAGAGCCCACACTCAATCCCTCAGCCCCCAAAAGCATTACACTAACTCTTATCAGTCAGAACACTGCTATTAGGCAATGATTATTTCCTACAGGTGCCATGAGTTACAAACAACAGGATTAAACCTTTCCCTTACATGAAAGCTTCAAACAGCTCTTCCCTTTTGGAAATACTGGGGCTTGAGCTAGAAACGTTAAGCGTGTAAGAAAGTTGTAGAGGAAGCTTCCTGATACAGATCAGAatacaatttcatttaaaattttccatatTATCCATTTTATTGGATATCCACACACACATCCTATTCCTGTGTGCCTATACTCACAAAATTAGCAATATATAGAATTTATATGGATTATTTACTGCTCTTGCCTTACATGAAGAAATCTGTCATTAATAATATGTTAATGCAATAGTGCTTTACTGTCTTGTTTTACAAGATTTGCCTTTACGTGGCAACCTCAATGccatgtgtatatatatgtaaattgTTGAAGTCCTACAACCATattctccattttcaaaaagtgtttTTGCCCCACACATGCAAAAAGGTTCATGTGAAATGGTTATTTTTGGACTGCCTTTCGTTCTCTAAGGTGAatgatttctgtgtttgcttgcagtattttaaacaactggaaaatgaaagccTGATGTTTCACATgctgggataaaaaaaaaaaaagaattacatttaGATTTGGAGTTCTTCAATATTAATAGTTATTAGTAGCCATTCAAGCAAACTGCACTTATTTGTCGGGGGGGCAGGGAATATTTACCCCTTTTTACCTTTCTTACAGGAGGTTTTACAATGAAGTCCTCATATGCATCTTCTGGTTTCACTGTTGTGAAGTTTTCATGTAAAAtggcaattttcttttcattgtccCAACCAGCAGGTctataaaaagaaggaaagctttGCCTTTTCAGTCACAAAAAGCACTTCCAGAGAGACCACTTATTTACCGCCCTCTACCTGAATAGGGCAATTTTATTATAGGTCAGTCCTAATTCTCAGCTAAATTCCAAAGATACTAAAAAGCTGGAATGGTATACTCTGAGTCAAATAACCCAAGTAATATGTGCTAAGTTGTCTTTTTAATTCAGGATTTCAGAAGACTCATATACGAAGCTTTTGAACGACACAAACCattcaagttatttttatatatatgttatacGAAGTGTAGTGCTTAATAGAAAACAATCTGAAACCATGCTGCTTATACAACTGACTTACATAAAAACTGCATCCTTTTCTACCACTAAGGCAGGTGTGGTAAACTGAAAACCGTATGTTTTATGTACAATGTACTTATACAACAGATCAAGGTTCTTTTCCTCCTTAACTGATGTATAAATCAAGGCAGCCCCAtctgattatttatttaaggaaaattatGTAAGatatagtttttaaattatagtaAGAATTTCACAACAGGAGCTAATGGACAGATATCTGCTAGACCTCATTTTAAGAAGTAGTTCAAGGCAAAAGCTATAGCCATTTAGTATTCAGGGACAGGAAGGGGGTATAACAAGAGAAGACTCATGATACTTTTCTTTGACATACACAAAAGTTACCTACCCTCCCAGGCACTTAACTTTGAAAAAGTCAAAAACTTAAGAGACAGCTGAGATCTCAGGTTTACATGGAAATTGCAAGTTCTGAAgggaaaaccaagaaaaaccaCCTCACAAAATGCAAGACAAATCCTTTGTAAAGGAACAAAAGCTCCAAATCCCATGCACAATTTAAAAACTATAAAGTTTTAAACATCTCTCAACATATTCAAAACAACAAATGCTACATACTAAATAACAAAATACCAAGCAATCTTGAAGTGCAATTTCTCAGATTAACTTTATGTGCAATTCAacactaaaatgtattttcttgcttcCAGATTACAGCAAATCTCTTCAGCGCAGGAAAGGATACACTGTAAGCAGAACCTACGAATGTGTGACTGAATGAAGTCAAAGTGTTCTTCTCTGTAATCATGCTCCTTCTCTAGTACACTCACTGCATCACActggaagaaagggagaaaaacaaaaccagaaaaacccaATAATTTAGTCCCAGCAcatcttaaaacatcttccttaatattacacacacacatcacaTTTACTTTGAgcctttggttttaaaatgccACCAATAAATCAAAAGATAAAGTAATTAACATATAATTGATAAGGTTATTACccttctgcaaaattaaaaattgacaCTGATGACAGAagcttacttttaaaataaatccctttACTATTAATCCAGAATTCATTTTGCATGTCTGTATAAAGCATGCcttctaaaagaaaagtaattaaactTTTCCATAGCGGCAAACAGAACTAGAAACTCACTTTTGTACAAACTACCAGCACAGGAATACCAAGGTTGTGAGTCAGCACATTTTCTCCAAGTGGCAAAGAAACATGTTCATCCTCTTGGCCAGAAGAAGGGCCTCTTCTCTGCGGTGATCCTTGGTAGCCTTCTTCAGGTTCTACATACTCTTGAAATTCCTTTATAACTATTAAGAGAGAGATCTTCTTAAGGTACAACAGAGGAACTAGgtcttctttttaaatcataatTAATCTACAACTAACTAGAAAtctcagcttttttcctccttttataaCGAGGCACTACATGAGAACAGAATGCAAGCTTAAGCCTTGTTGCTCCTTCAAACACAACAATACTCCACCAAAATTTACAGCAAGCTAAATCAAGTGCAATTTGGAGCCATTACAAGTAATCAAAACTAGCTGCAAGAGCTATAGTATGCACAAATGCACATTCCTCAACTGAATGCATTTCATTATAGGGGAGGTGacagcagaaaatgtaaatgtagtTTAGCAACATGGCCTACACTCGGTGCAATTTGTATCTGGTGTTGGAAGAAAGCATGGTGAAAATGTGAACGGACACGGAAAACGCCAAGCTGAAACAGCCACTCTTTCTTATAAACTACTACTCCATTTAAATTTCTATTACTCTACATTTCTGTTGCAGTAATCCAATgctagaaatataaaaaatacactgCATAAATACAGACTCAAGGACTTCCAAATGTTACCTGAAGAGACTCAGTTATATTCTGGAAAACTACAATGGAGTCCAGAGGAAACTAGATGCTTTCTatgttttcaatgttttaattttatggcAACAATGAGTGTTCCAATAATATTGAATACTATCAAATACTGAAGTGCCTAAGAAATAGTATTAACATCATTTTGGAAGCACACTGTGACCTCATGCATGCTTTATCAAAACTGGGCTGCAACTTACAGCTTTTATGTCTTTTTTCAGGATGAAAGCCACAGACCAGATAAATCTGCCTACCGGATGTGTCTGCCCCCAGGCACAGCACTGCCCAAAGGCCCAGGGCTCTCCCTCACATGACAATCCCACCTGAAGCCTCCTCCTTGCTCAGCCATGAGGAGCCCCCAGGAAAAGAGGCAAGCAAAGCTCCATGATTTGCTCCCATGAAGGCgtctttattttagaaacagtgGGAGCAGGCTGACTGTACGTACAGTAAGGAAAACTCTTCAAAAAGCTCCCAATCCCCAGCACAGTCACAAAGAGAGTGTTGTTCAGTACATCCATCCATGTGACAGGGAAGGAACTGCAACTGTACTGCAGGCCATCTGATACTTCTGAGGTTTAGGAAATGGTAAAACCTCAGAAAAGTTTATAATACAAATCTTGCAAAATGAAGTCACTGTACCTTTTCAAAATAGGAATCATTCCTGCAATAGAATGGGTATGtggaagaaagaacaaatcagaaaaacacTTCTGGTCAAAGCTGCACAATCTAcgatttttatttcaaatataaaattgtGTGATTCTTGTGGAAAACAAGAGAGCTCTCGTCcagaaaaaagcttaaaaaaaccacattaaatATAGACCATAAGACTTCCAATCACCAATTCAGTATATCCCAAGGtcaactaaataaaaaaaagaaatttgaatgcAGTTGCTTTTAAACTTGGGGAGGCAGTGACTTCTGGTGGAGAGGAAACAACAATGCTTTCAAAGAGATGCTTTCCTCTAGTACTGTTTCATATTCAGCAACTGGAAATCAAAATTTCATTATACATTCTGCACATTAAATATGTTTACTAtctcacagaaagcaaattaattccAGAGCTTTTAACTAGCAAAGGGTTTTAAAAAAGTACTTATTTCATTACTCAGACTCTTCCTCGCTCAGGATAGGAAAAAACCTACTGAAGACAAGTGTATTACAGCAGTTAAAAGAATACCATTTACATCCACTACAATCATTCAGATAAGCCTCTCTGACTTAATCAGATGTAAAAGAATATTTGACAATACTGGTCTCAATTTACTACAGCATTATAATCAGACAGTATTAGTTTCCTAGGTTTTGTTCTtatcaaagcagaaaaaccttttctttacTGAGACATCTATTAATATAACCCCCCTCaaatttgggaaagaaaagcctCTCTTGAAAACAGTAAGACTCTGACAACATGATACAAATCATTATTCAAGATATCCCAAGAATTTTACTAATATAAATAATAGCAGATGCAACATAGAAACTTCAGAAATCTGATGGCACATCCTCATGAATTTCTGCTGAATGGGAATGAAGACCATAATCCTAGAGAGCCGAGATTCCCaactcttccctctccccaagAATAAGCAGTACCAAACACCATGCACCACAGACCAGCGATCAACAAGGCTGTATCTCACTCTGGTTCATCCACGcatggagggagaaaaaaacttCACTGTGGAGATGAACTGTCGTTGTGGATTGTTAACAATGCATATGGTCTGGCATTAATCCCTGACTAGAGACTaagaaatgctacagaaaacacTCAGCTTTAGTTAACAAGGGCGTCTGCTGAACAAATAACTACTAGAGTTAAAAGAAGGTAAAAGCTATACTAAGAACCTCTAACTACTGTATCTTGAACGCAGATACACTTGTTTCTGAATTAAAGTGGTTTACGTGCCTGTTAGTGATAGGctcttaaaactttttaaagactCTCATTCAACCTCCATTCCCATTCAAAATTTAGTCTTGTCAAATCCAAGCAAACCTATATCACAAGTGCTGTCAGACTACCTCTTATATACAAACTGCATTCTAAGCAGCTAATAAAGCAGCTCACTCCAGTTAGTGTTTCTTTGTCACACAGCAATTTAGTACTTTTTCCTTACCTCCCATATCTATTTCTCACTTGATCTCCACTCCCAAACTTTTAATGGACATAAAGTTCATCATGCACCCAAACAGCTTgtataaatcttttctttttcctttttttctagtGAGCTAtgaatattttctcctccacaTTAATTCACATTAAGGAATCACATTCTACATGGTATGGGAAATAactcttttctttattaagaaGTAGGGGAAAATTACtttggtttaaatttttttgaacaGGCAATAGAGATAAGATGATGCACATAAAATAGGAAGCCAGAAAAACAACTGTTCACCTGACAAATCAGTAATATTCTGCTACCTATCAGTAAGGTCGAGTACTAGGAATGGCCTATTACATTTGAAAGATTATCACCAGGTGATGATATGCCATTAAAATCACACCTCCGCTACAGCGTGCTGATTCATCTACCAAACTTGTGGCTTATCCAGGTAAAAATCTTTTACTTAGACATTTGCATCTAACACAGCAAATGAATGCAAGTTTCCAGTTAACATGTTTTGTTCTCATGTTACTGCTTATTTACACAAACTACTGAAAGCTAACTATAACAAGAACATATGTATCATTCACATCACAGGAGCAACTGACTCGAAGTACCACCAAGAAAGCAATCCACAATTATTCTTAGGTTTGATTGTTCTACTAACAATAAAATTCTCAGTCTTGGAGTATTGTTTAACTGTAATATGGAAATGGCAGACAAACACTACAACTTACTTAACTACATAGATCACAAAAGCACTGAatagcagaacaagaaaaacgCAGAAAATTTTTCTGAGACAATCATTCCATATTTACACTTGATGACATTTCACAATCAATTCATGCAGCTTTTAGCTTTTTTGTGCACTATCTCTACTGATCATAAATTTTAGTCTTGTGAAAAGAATACCTAGACAAAAGATGTCTGGGCAAAGTaagtttcttttatcttttagCCTAAGAATTCGTTCAGGTGTATGTcaggggggtggggtgggggaggcagAAGGCAGAGAACCTGAAACTAATTCAGCTTGAATGGGACActacttatttttcagaaaaatatgttacTGTGTTTCACGTCTTTAGCTTCAAACACTCCAGAGGACATTAATATAATAGCCATTTTACCAGTATACttcctctctgcatttcttgATTCTTGACAGTcgtcttttctgctttgctgtcatAAACAGGGAGGCAAAATTTAGATCTTCCctgaaataattattcaaaTGTGTGTTATTTAAACAATAATTTATCATAAGTGGGCCTGAATTAAATCAGAACATTTGAACTGACATTATTTATCTGAATCCACACTAGCCAAGCTTTTAGCAAGGAATTTCCAGAGCAGCTCAGTGATAGGAGTGACTGCAGACAAACAATGCTTTTGGTATACTCTGAAtaattcaatttctttcaaGGCAGACTGTTACTTCCGTATGTGTGTCCTGCCTCCCATTCTGGAAGCTCTTGaacacaaaaggaaagcttCTCATATACCAGATGGAGCCTAGCGTCATCCACCCAGTA contains:
- the DYNC1LI2 gene encoding cytoplasmic dynein 1 light intermediate chain 2 isoform X1, coding for MAPVLVEKKLLGPDGPGGAELPSEEEEGQNLWSSILSEVSTRSRSKLPSGKNILVFDHTRCNVWILDGDLYHKGLLKFAVSAESLQDTIVVFVADMSRPWTVMESLQKWASVLQEHIDKMKIPPEEMRDMEQKFIKEFQEYVEPEEGYQGSPQRRGPSSGQEDEHVSLPLGENVLTHNLGIPVLVVCTKCDAVSVLEKEHDYREEHFDFIQSHIRRFCLQYGAALIYTSVKEEKNLDLLYKYIVHKTYGFQFTTPALVVEKDAVFIPAGWDNEKKIAILHENFTTVKPEDAYEDFIVKPPVRKLVHDKELAAEDEQVFLMKQQSFLAKQPATPTRASESPARGPAGSPRTQGRAGPANVPSASPITSVKKPDPNIKNNAASEGVLASFFNSLLSKKTGSPGSPGAGGVQSTAKKSGQKTVLTNVQEELDRMTRKPDSMVTTNSPPTENEA
- the DYNC1LI2 gene encoding cytoplasmic dynein 1 light intermediate chain 2 isoform X2, with the protein product MAPVLVEKKLLGPDGPGGAELPSEEEEGQNLWSSILSEVSTRSRSKLPSGKNILVFGDDGSGKTTLMAKIQGAEHGKKGRGLEYLYLNIHDEDRDVIKEFQEYVEPEEGYQGSPQRRGPSSGQEDEHVSLPLGENVLTHNLGIPVLVVCTKCDAVSVLEKEHDYREEHFDFIQSHIRRFCLQYGAALIYTSVKEEKNLDLLYKYIVHKTYGFQFTTPALVVEKDAVFIPAGWDNEKKIAILHENFTTVKPEDAYEDFIVKPPVRKLVHDKELAAEDEQVFLMKQQSFLAKQPATPTRASESPARGPAGSPRTQGRAGPANVPSASPITSVKKPDPNIKNNAASEGVLASFFNSLLSKKTGSPGSPGAGGVQSTAKKSGQKTVLTNVQEELDRMTRKPDSMVTTNSPPTENEA